The following proteins come from a genomic window of Maribacter sp. HTCC2170:
- the aspS gene encoding aspartate--tRNA ligase: MYRSHSCGELRESNINEVVTLSGWVHKTRDKGFVAWVDLRDRYGITQLVFDEKRTSTELLEKARNLGREFVVQVKGKVIERASKNNNIATGDIEVLVQELNILNTSKTPPFTIEDQTDGGEDLRMKYRYLDIRRNPVKENLIFRSQVTMEVRNYLSKEGFIEVETPYLIKSTPEGARDFVVPSRMNEGQFYALPQSPQTFKQLLMVGGMDKYFQIVKCFRDEDLRADRQPEFTQIDCEMAFVEQEDILKAFEGLTRHLLKEIKGVETTEFPRMTYDEAMAKYGNDKPDIRFGMEFGELNSVAQHKDFNVFNSAELVVGIAVPGGASYTRKEIDKLVDWVRRPQVGAKGMVYVKCNEDGSFKSSVDKFYDQDDLGNWAKATEANPGDLICVLSGNINETRAQLSALRMELAERLGLRNNAEFAPLWVIDFPLLELDEETGRYHAMHHPFTSPKPGQLELLDSEPSNVKANAYDLVLNGNEIGGGSIRIHDKDIQSTMFKHLGFTPEEAKAQFGFLMDAFQYGAPPHGGIAFGLDRLVSILGGQETIRDFIAFPKNNSGRDVMIDAPAPIDREQLKELNLKLDL; this comes from the coding sequence TTGGGTTCATAAAACCAGGGATAAAGGATTTGTGGCATGGGTTGATCTACGAGATCGTTATGGTATAACCCAGCTCGTTTTTGACGAAAAAAGAACTTCTACCGAACTGCTTGAAAAAGCTAGAAATCTAGGCCGTGAATTTGTGGTACAGGTAAAAGGTAAAGTGATTGAAAGAGCTTCGAAAAACAATAACATAGCCACGGGTGATATAGAAGTGCTTGTTCAAGAACTAAACATTTTAAATACTTCAAAGACACCTCCTTTTACTATTGAAGACCAAACAGATGGCGGCGAGGATCTTCGCATGAAATATCGTTACTTGGATATTCGTAGAAATCCAGTAAAGGAGAATCTGATTTTTAGAAGTCAGGTGACCATGGAAGTTCGAAATTATCTCTCTAAAGAAGGATTTATCGAAGTTGAAACTCCATATCTAATAAAATCGACCCCTGAGGGCGCAAGAGATTTTGTTGTACCAAGTAGAATGAACGAAGGTCAGTTCTATGCCCTACCACAATCTCCCCAAACTTTCAAACAATTATTGATGGTTGGAGGCATGGATAAGTACTTTCAAATCGTAAAGTGTTTCAGGGATGAAGATCTACGAGCAGATAGACAACCCGAATTCACGCAGATAGATTGCGAAATGGCCTTTGTTGAGCAAGAAGACATTCTCAAAGCCTTTGAAGGACTTACCCGTCATCTTTTAAAAGAAATCAAAGGTGTGGAGACCACTGAATTTCCAAGAATGACCTATGATGAGGCAATGGCCAAATACGGAAATGACAAACCTGACATTCGTTTTGGAATGGAATTCGGGGAACTAAACTCGGTTGCCCAGCATAAAGATTTCAATGTCTTTAATTCTGCAGAATTGGTGGTAGGTATTGCTGTTCCAGGAGGTGCTTCCTATACCAGAAAAGAGATTGACAAGCTTGTTGACTGGGTTCGTAGACCACAAGTGGGTGCTAAAGGAATGGTTTATGTAAAATGTAATGAAGATGGTTCATTCAAGTCCTCTGTAGATAAGTTCTATGACCAGGATGACCTTGGTAATTGGGCAAAGGCCACAGAGGCAAATCCCGGTGATTTAATTTGCGTACTATCAGGTAATATAAATGAAACAAGGGCTCAACTGAGTGCACTGCGAATGGAACTTGCAGAACGTTTAGGTCTTCGTAACAATGCAGAATTCGCTCCATTATGGGTAATTGACTTTCCTTTATTGGAGTTGGATGAGGAAACAGGAAGATACCATGCTATGCACCATCCATTCACTTCACCAAAACCAGGTCAACTGGAACTATTGGATTCTGAACCAAGTAACGTAAAGGCAAATGCTTATGATTTAGTCTTAAACGGTAATGAAATTGGCGGAGGTTCAATAAGAATACATGATAAGGATATACAAAGTACCATGTTCAAACATTTGGGCTTTACCCCTGAAGAAGCAAAAGCGCAATTTGGTTTTTTAATGGATGCCTTCCAATATGGCGCGCCGCCTCATGGCGGTATCGCATTTGGCCTTGACCGTTTGGTATCAATTTTAGGTGGACAAGAAACTATTCGAGATTTCATAGCCTTCCCTAAAAACAATAGTGGTCGGGATGTAATGATAGATGCCCCTGCCCCTATTGATAGAGAGCAATTGAAAGAACTTAATTTGAAGTTAGATCTATAG
- a CDS encoding YceI family protein, protein MKGFYFIVFGTLLMHNISAQDKYLTKEGFVSFFSHSIVEDIKADNNQVLSIVDTSTGKIAIQLLMRSFIFEKALMREHFNENYVESYKFPKATFSGEIKNFADLDETNTVAEIVGTLTVHGKQKEISSMVTVIIADNNITLTGDFMVEVADFDIKIPAIVANNIAKTIKVSFELHHEPYN, encoded by the coding sequence ATGAAAGGATTTTATTTTATAGTTTTTGGCACCTTGCTTATGCATAATATTAGTGCCCAGGACAAGTATCTAACCAAAGAAGGGTTTGTGTCTTTTTTTTCACACTCAATTGTGGAGGATATCAAGGCTGACAACAATCAGGTTTTAAGTATTGTAGATACGAGTACTGGAAAAATCGCCATTCAATTGTTGATGAGGTCCTTTATATTCGAGAAGGCATTGATGCGTGAACATTTCAATGAGAACTATGTTGAATCGTATAAATTTCCCAAGGCCACATTTTCAGGGGAAATAAAAAATTTTGCCGATCTTGATGAAACAAATACGGTTGCTGAAATAGTTGGGACATTGACCGTTCATGGTAAGCAAAAAGAAATCAGCAGCATGGTCACCGTAATTATTGCAGATAATAATATTACTCTCACCGGTGATTTTATGGTAGAAGTGGCGGATTTTGATATTAAGATTCCTGCTATTGTTGCCAATAATATAGCTAAGACCATAAAAGTGAGTTTTGAATTGCATCATGAACCTTATAATTAA
- a CDS encoding chloride channel protein, translated as MSTHKNTYFTRFLKWRYKHISNKTFTHIMSVVVGLLAGLAAVTIKNITYFIESLTEKGIIFSGNELHFILPIIGLTLVYLYVKYVHKEKLQHAISSILFALSKKKGIIPLKKIWTPLVTAPLTVGFGGSTGLLGPAVASGAAISSNMGGLFHVNAKTRSLLIACASAGAIASIFQSPIAAIIFAVEVFSLDLTMISMLPLLLASISGVLTSYFFLGNEVLFDFSVIHTFKVKDTLFYVALGICTAFISIYFTRMYFAILKLFKPFKSPKYRLLIGGLAIGAMLYFIPALYGEGFGFINSLLEGDHLKALGETPFNEYIDNIWVVILLLFSITVFKAIATTTTFAAGGAGGIFIPTMVMGSALGNMVAKIINNIGLGFNVSESNFTLIGMAGLIAGVIHAPLTAIFLIAEITGGYELFVPLMITASISYLITKNVVDHTIYTRELAQRGALLTHDKDQTVLTLMQLDEVVEKNFTPVHPETTLGKMVHSVVSKSSRNIFPVIDNKDTLIGIVSLDDIREFMFDTTLYESTTVETFMHSAPEHIFYSTDSMQKVMQKFQDSGAWNLPVIKDGKYLGFVSKSKLLTAYRRKLINFTK; from the coding sequence ATGTCTACACATAAAAACACATATTTCACACGCTTTTTAAAATGGAGGTATAAACATATCTCCAACAAGACTTTTACCCACATTATGAGTGTAGTGGTGGGTCTGCTTGCAGGTTTGGCTGCCGTTACTATAAAAAACATAACCTATTTCATTGAATCACTTACAGAAAAAGGAATCATTTTTTCTGGCAATGAACTTCATTTTATATTACCTATCATAGGACTTACATTGGTGTATTTATATGTGAAGTATGTCCACAAAGAGAAATTGCAACATGCCATTTCATCAATTTTATTCGCGCTCTCCAAGAAAAAAGGAATCATTCCATTAAAAAAAATATGGACGCCATTGGTTACCGCTCCCCTTACTGTCGGCTTTGGTGGTTCAACTGGGTTATTGGGTCCTGCCGTGGCTTCCGGGGCTGCCATAAGTTCAAATATGGGAGGCCTGTTTCATGTAAATGCAAAAACACGCTCATTATTGATTGCCTGTGCATCGGCAGGGGCAATTGCATCAATATTTCAGTCCCCTATTGCAGCCATAATTTTTGCCGTAGAGGTTTTTAGTCTTGATCTAACTATGATTTCGATGCTTCCTTTGCTATTGGCATCAATATCAGGTGTGCTTACCTCATACTTCTTTTTAGGAAATGAGGTGCTTTTCGATTTTAGTGTAATCCACACTTTTAAGGTAAAAGACACTTTATTCTATGTTGCCTTAGGTATTTGTACAGCCTTTATATCCATTTATTTTACACGAATGTATTTTGCTATCCTTAAATTGTTCAAACCATTTAAGAGCCCCAAATACAGACTGTTAATTGGTGGTTTAGCCATTGGAGCTATGTTATATTTTATTCCTGCACTATATGGCGAAGGTTTCGGTTTTATAAATAGCTTGTTGGAAGGTGACCATTTAAAGGCCTTAGGGGAAACCCCTTTTAATGAGTACATAGACAACATATGGGTAGTGATTCTTTTACTCTTCAGCATTACCGTTTTTAAGGCAATAGCTACTACAACTACGTTTGCTGCTGGTGGTGCCGGAGGTATTTTCATTCCGACTATGGTAATGGGTAGTGCGTTGGGAAATATGGTAGCCAAGATTATAAATAATATCGGTTTAGGCTTTAATGTCTCGGAAAGTAATTTTACCCTTATCGGAATGGCAGGGTTAATCGCTGGTGTAATTCATGCCCCGTTGACAGCAATATTTCTAATTGCAGAAATCACTGGAGGATACGAATTGTTCGTTCCATTGATGATAACTGCTTCCATTTCATATTTAATTACGAAGAATGTAGTTGACCACACCATTTATACCAGAGAACTGGCCCAACGAGGTGCATTATTGACCCATGATAAAGACCAAACTGTTTTAACCTTGATGCAGTTGGATGAAGTAGTTGAAAAGAATTTTACACCAGTCCATCCTGAAACAACTCTTGGCAAAATGGTGCATAGTGTTGTCTCAAAATCATCGAGAAATATATTCCCGGTAATTGATAATAAAGATACTTTGATTGGTATTGTCTCTTTAGATGATATTCGAGAATTCATGTTTGATACTACACTGTATGAATCTACGACTGTAGAAACTTTTATGCATTCGGCTCCTGAACATATCTTCTATAGTACTGATAGTATGCAAAAGGTAATGCAAAAATTTCAGGATAGTGGTGCTTGGAATCTTCCTGTCATTAAAGATGGAAAATACTTAGGTTTTGTTTCCAAATCCAAACTGTTAACGGCCTACCGTAGAAAGTTGATTAATTTTACAAAGTGA
- a CDS encoding nucleoside deaminase, which produces MILPFDDTYFMKKALQEAEAAYEKGEVPIGAIIVIDDRIIARAHNLTEQLNDVTAHAEMQAITAAANFLGGKYLQNCTMYVTLEPCQMCAGALYWSQISKIVFGAKDTERGCGAMGTKLHPKTKITGGVMENEASELLKRFFIERRNLN; this is translated from the coding sequence ATGATTTTACCTTTTGACGATACATATTTTATGAAAAAGGCTTTGCAGGAAGCTGAAGCCGCTTATGAAAAAGGGGAAGTCCCGATTGGGGCAATTATTGTTATCGATGATAGGATAATCGCTAGGGCGCACAATTTGACCGAGCAATTAAATGATGTCACTGCCCATGCAGAAATGCAAGCCATAACGGCAGCAGCGAATTTTTTAGGGGGTAAATACCTTCAAAACTGCACCATGTATGTTACTTTAGAGCCTTGCCAGATGTGTGCAGGTGCGCTTTATTGGAGTCAGATTTCCAAGATTGTTTTTGGGGCTAAAGACACGGAGAGAGGATGTGGTGCAATGGGAACAAAACTTCACCCAAAAACAAAGATAACGGGAGGTGTCATGGAGAACGAAGCCTCTGAATTATTGAAGCGGTTTTTTATCGAACGTAGAAATCTAAACTAA
- a CDS encoding 1-deoxy-D-xylulose-5-phosphate synthase: MVSLLEHINSPLDLRNLAKDDLPKLAKELRKFIIDIIAVKEGHLGASLGVVELTIALHYVFNTPDDKLIWDVGHQAYGHKILTGRKNLFETNRQLGGISGFPNKSESNYDPFGTGHSSTSISAILGMAIAAQLNGDTQRNHIAVIGDASIASGMAFEGLNHAGVTNANMLVVLNDNAIGIDPSVGALKKYLTNVKKGTAKDENIFECLNFDYTGPIDGHNLNSLLRELERLKNVSGPKLLHIITTKGKGLKEAEENQVVYHAPGKFDKHSGVLQKESDLNLPPKYQDVFGHTIVELAKKNKNIVGITPAMPTGSSLKFMMNEIPERAFDVGIAEQHAVTLSAGMAAEGLVPFCNIYSTFLQRAYDQVIHDVAIQKLPVVFCLDRAGLVGQDGATHHGVYDLAFLGCIPNLIIFAPMNEVELRNIMYTSQLGLSQPIAIRYPRGRGNSTGWQKPFEKIEIGKATELKKGTQIAVLSIGHIGNMISETIPSTSNPNKVGHYDMRFIKPLDMNLLLEVFSSYSNIITVEDGCKAGGFGSSVLEFANASGYSGKLDILGIPDNFIEHGTTEELQKIAQIDSQSIKEHINNIINAQ, translated from the coding sequence TTGGTCTCACTTCTCGAACATATAAATTCACCATTAGACCTGCGAAACCTTGCTAAAGACGATTTGCCCAAGCTTGCCAAGGAGCTACGCAAATTCATTATCGATATTATTGCCGTTAAAGAAGGGCATCTCGGTGCCAGTTTGGGAGTGGTTGAATTAACTATTGCCCTACATTATGTTTTCAATACACCAGATGATAAACTAATTTGGGATGTTGGCCACCAAGCCTATGGTCATAAAATATTGACTGGTAGAAAAAATCTCTTTGAAACGAACCGCCAATTGGGAGGAATTAGTGGATTTCCTAATAAATCTGAAAGCAATTATGACCCTTTTGGAACCGGTCACAGTTCTACCTCGATTTCCGCTATTCTTGGAATGGCAATAGCAGCACAATTAAATGGCGATACGCAAAGAAATCACATTGCAGTAATAGGAGATGCCTCTATTGCCAGTGGCATGGCCTTTGAAGGTTTAAATCATGCTGGTGTTACGAACGCCAATATGCTGGTGGTACTCAATGACAATGCCATTGGCATTGACCCCAGTGTTGGAGCTTTAAAAAAATATTTAACCAATGTAAAAAAGGGTACTGCCAAAGATGAAAACATTTTCGAATGTTTAAATTTTGATTATACTGGACCTATTGACGGTCATAATTTAAATAGCCTACTTCGAGAACTTGAAAGACTAAAAAATGTATCGGGGCCAAAATTATTGCACATCATTACCACAAAAGGTAAGGGTCTAAAAGAAGCTGAGGAAAATCAGGTCGTATATCATGCCCCAGGCAAATTTGATAAACACTCAGGGGTACTGCAGAAAGAATCTGATTTAAATCTTCCTCCAAAATACCAGGATGTATTTGGTCATACAATAGTAGAGCTAGCAAAAAAGAATAAAAATATAGTGGGTATAACACCGGCCATGCCAACGGGAAGTTCATTAAAATTCATGATGAATGAAATTCCTGAACGTGCTTTTGACGTAGGTATAGCCGAACAACATGCCGTAACATTATCTGCTGGTATGGCGGCTGAAGGATTAGTGCCTTTCTGTAATATCTATTCAACCTTTTTACAGCGCGCCTATGATCAAGTAATCCATGATGTTGCCATACAGAAATTACCCGTGGTATTTTGTTTGGACCGGGCAGGTCTTGTAGGGCAAGATGGTGCTACTCATCACGGTGTTTATGACCTTGCCTTTTTGGGCTGTATTCCCAATCTTATTATTTTTGCGCCCATGAACGAAGTTGAGCTGCGTAATATTATGTACACTTCACAATTGGGATTATCACAACCTATAGCAATTAGATATCCACGAGGCAGGGGAAATTCTACCGGTTGGCAAAAACCTTTTGAAAAAATTGAAATTGGAAAGGCCACAGAACTCAAAAAGGGTACACAAATTGCGGTTCTGTCAATTGGACATATCGGTAATATGATTTCAGAAACAATTCCTTCGACAAGTAACCCAAACAAAGTTGGTCATTATGATATGAGGTTTATAAAGCCGCTGGATATGAATTTGCTATTGGAGGTGTTTTCGAGCTATTCAAATATCATAACGGTTGAGGATGGATGCAAAGCAGGTGGTTTCGGAAGTTCTGTTTTAGAATTTGCAAATGCGTCAGGTTATAGTGGAAAACTTGATATTCTTGGGATACCTGATAATTTTATAGAACATGGTACAACTGAGGAGCTCCAAAAAATCGCACAAATAGATAGTCAATCAATCAAAGAACATATTAACAATATCATAAATGCACAGTAG
- a CDS encoding c-type cytochrome, with protein sequence MKKIQLFITITALAFVLSSCEYNVENEDVVIDPCETEVSYGNVIRPLIDSNCMPCHNGDGNTPFAPDLTNYNSVQGIASLIKDVTQSGRMPKNGSLTEVEKDAIKCWVDQGALNN encoded by the coding sequence ATGAAGAAGATACAATTATTCATAACCATTACGGCTTTGGCATTTGTTTTGTCATCCTGTGAATACAACGTTGAAAATGAAGATGTGGTGATAGATCCTTGTGAAACAGAGGTCTCATATGGCAATGTCATACGACCATTGATTGATTCAAATTGTATGCCTTGTCATAATGGTGATGGCAATACTCCTTTTGCACCGGATTTAACGAATTACAATTCGGTGCAGGGAATTGCCAGTTTGATAAAGGATGTAACCCAAAGTGGTCGCATGCCAAAAAATGGCAGCTTGACCGAGGTCGAGAAAGATGCTATTAAATGTTGGGTTGATCAAGGAGCCCTGAATAATTAA
- a CDS encoding OB-fold protein, protein MRGRKFRIIIGFFLIVISGLIVSLFYYNKPHVNVEKSDAIYSLTAQNLIKEYQENELGTDKKYTEQIIEIEGHIHEISTLKGSSVITLKDPESDSSIICHMQAKDNKRALTLKKGQRVTIKGVCTGYLLDVMMVRCILVE, encoded by the coding sequence TTGAGAGGTAGAAAGTTTAGAATAATAATAGGGTTCTTTTTAATCGTGATTAGCGGTTTGATCGTTTCTTTATTTTATTATAATAAACCACATGTGAACGTTGAAAAATCTGATGCAATTTATAGTTTAACTGCGCAGAATCTCATTAAGGAGTATCAGGAAAATGAATTGGGTACGGACAAGAAATATACTGAACAAATTATTGAAATCGAAGGTCATATTCATGAGATTTCAACTTTAAAGGGAAGCAGTGTTATTACGCTAAAAGATCCAGAATCTGATTCCAGTATTATATGTCATATGCAGGCGAAGGACAATAAAAGGGCATTGACCCTTAAAAAAGGCCAAAGGGTAACAATTAAAGGAGTCTGTACAGGATATCTCCTCGATGTAATGATGGTAAGGTGTATTTTAGTTGAATAA
- a CDS encoding cold-shock protein: protein MTGTVKFFNESKGYGFITNDETGSDIFVHATALNGVELKEGDKVEYEEEEGRKGMVAAQVQVVD, encoded by the coding sequence ATGACAGGTACAGTTAAATTTTTCAATGAATCCAAAGGATATGGGTTCATTACGAACGACGAGACGGGCAGCGACATCTTTGTACACGCAACAGCGTTGAACGGTGTTGAGTTAAAAGAAGGTGACAAAGTAGAATACGAGGAAGAAGAAGGTAGAAAAGGAATGGTTGCAGCACAAGTGCAGGTAGTCGACTAA
- a CDS encoding DUF5777 family beta-barrel protein, whose amino-acid sequence MKYTLLFVIMLFVSLRGNSQDLESILEQESSDTTHLVFATFNGTRLLNGHSVETRKEGILEFMISHRFGRVNSGFDQLFGLDESNIRFGFEYAFADKLTIALGRSSFEKTFDTYAKYRLAQQKTGKNPFPLSITLFGSATAETIKDYLPENKPSFSERITYTGQVLLAHKMNPNLSLQVMPTFVHFNTVPFDNDPHDMFALGIGTRIKISKRVSLNGEYYYNINPFESVDVKNSLALGIDIETGGHIFQLVFTNAVSMIEKGFISETTGGFFNGDIHFGFNISRAFQIKKTK is encoded by the coding sequence ATGAAATACACTCTGCTATTCGTCATTATGTTGTTTGTTTCATTAAGAGGAAATTCTCAAGATTTAGAATCCATTCTAGAGCAGGAATCGTCAGATACTACCCATTTGGTATTTGCTACGTTCAATGGTACTAGGTTACTGAATGGCCATTCTGTAGAAACTAGGAAAGAAGGTATTCTTGAATTTATGATTTCGCATCGTTTTGGCAGGGTCAATTCTGGGTTTGACCAGCTCTTTGGATTGGACGAATCGAACATTAGATTTGGTTTTGAATATGCTTTCGCTGATAAACTAACCATAGCATTGGGTAGAAGTTCATTTGAAAAAACTTTTGATACTTATGCAAAATATAGGTTGGCGCAACAGAAAACAGGGAAAAACCCTTTTCCTTTGAGTATTACTCTTTTTGGAAGTGCTACCGCAGAAACGATTAAGGATTATTTGCCAGAAAACAAGCCTTCATTCAGTGAGAGGATTACTTATACGGGTCAAGTATTGTTAGCTCATAAAATGAATCCGAACCTTTCTTTACAGGTTATGCCCACATTTGTTCATTTTAATACCGTACCATTCGATAATGACCCACATGATATGTTCGCCTTAGGAATTGGCACTCGCATAAAGATCAGCAAACGTGTATCGCTTAACGGAGAGTATTATTATAATATAAACCCTTTTGAATCGGTAGACGTAAAAAATTCCCTCGCATTGGGCATTGATATAGAAACTGGCGGGCATATTTTTCAGCTTGTTTTTACAAATGCGGTTTCTATGATCGAAAAAGGCTTTATTTCAGAAACTACTGGAGGCTTCTTTAATGGCGACATCCATTTTGGATTTAATATATCAAGAGCATTTCAAATAAAAAAAACGAAATAG
- a CDS encoding DUF3078 domain-containing protein translates to MHSRILREVISVFILFICFSWGYTQDSIPRLNQIDSTVIDSTRIDTVVIRRTLLKIKYIPRGVNLTNPIISFNKTKPLLNVSSKFRVPSFWTKINKLGINLSEVAFVNWNAGGNNSVSGLGNARFERNYKFRYIKWDNYLQLKYGLNAQEGRKLRKTDDAIRFSSTFGYRRDTISNWYYSVKAKFNTQFANGYKYPDRTTPISRFMAPGYFFLGAGTSYISENQKFNLYVSPLTQKATFVMDQDLANKGAFGVKKAILDSNGNVLTEGENQFIELGFLITNKWETAIMENVGLRSNLSLYTDYLSSFGNIDIDWELNINLKVNKYITTSLGTHFIYDDDILFDRQVDANGIVIDPGEPRLQFKQLLGVGVTYEF, encoded by the coding sequence ATGCACAGTAGGATTTTAAGAGAGGTAATTTCGGTATTTATTCTATTTATTTGCTTTAGTTGGGGGTATACACAGGATTCAATTCCTAGATTAAATCAAATTGATTCAACAGTTATAGATTCTACGCGTATAGATACTGTGGTAATACGACGTACACTCTTAAAAATAAAATATATACCTCGAGGGGTTAATTTGACCAATCCCATTATTTCATTCAATAAAACAAAACCTTTGCTAAATGTATCTAGTAAGTTTAGGGTGCCTTCGTTTTGGACCAAAATAAATAAATTGGGCATAAACCTAAGCGAGGTAGCTTTTGTAAATTGGAATGCTGGTGGTAATAATTCGGTTTCTGGGTTAGGCAATGCAAGATTTGAACGAAATTACAAGTTCAGGTACATTAAATGGGATAATTATCTTCAGTTAAAATACGGTCTCAATGCACAAGAAGGACGTAAGCTTCGTAAAACAGATGATGCGATAAGGTTTAGCTCTACCTTCGGATACCGAAGAGATACAATAAGTAATTGGTATTATTCGGTAAAAGCCAAATTTAACACTCAATTCGCAAACGGTTACAAATATCCCGACCGTACCACCCCGATTTCTAGATTTATGGCTCCCGGATATTTCTTTCTAGGTGCAGGTACGTCCTATATTTCAGAAAATCAAAAATTCAACCTTTATGTTTCTCCTTTGACCCAAAAAGCTACATTTGTTATGGATCAAGATTTAGCCAACAAAGGAGCGTTTGGAGTTAAAAAAGCAATTCTAGATTCCAATGGAAACGTTCTGACCGAAGGAGAAAACCAATTCATCGAGCTTGGTTTTCTAATCACAAACAAGTGGGAGACAGCAATTATGGAAAATGTTGGTCTACGTTCTAACCTTAGTTTATACACAGACTATCTCTCTAGTTTTGGAAATATTGATATTGATTGGGAATTGAATATTAACTTAAAAGTCAATAAATATATAACCACAAGCTTAGGTACGCATTTTATTTATGATGATGATATTCTTTTTGATCGCCAAGTAGATGCAAATGGCATTGTCATTGATCCTGGGGAACCCAGATTACAATTCAAACAATTACTTGGTGTGGGAGTGACATATGAATTCTAA